In Gimesia benthica, a single window of DNA contains:
- a CDS encoding serine/threonine protein kinase, with translation MNTELLTQRNGTAGTDSGYCTLEELATQFVDEYRRWLNPSIDDYADSYPEYATEIRESFPVLIAMEEWKGNQEIDCLKQQSADCLKLRQLGNCQLIREMSRSRTALFFEAVQGAQRRPVAVKLMPWKSELTPRWRDRFKREAHLTFRLQHKNIISIYSTGEDQGYSYAVLQQVQGVGLNQVIACFSGAASSLTGDRDESQQNRQQIQAVTHALESDRWRVSALIALQLSNALRYAHNHGVLHNDFRPENVLVNADWDCWLTGFALPQFAEGALKQQQTLTLRNQSPDRLNGVVNEQSDLYSLGMTLYELVTGIPAFSARSSSELIERIMHSEPARPCELVKDIPTDYENIILNCVSPVGQRYQSADELSIDLVRFLNGKSVRRRLSRRPTMWGKWSRFWGKSKDSSG, from the coding sequence ATGAATACTGAGCTATTAACGCAAAGAAACGGCACTGCTGGGACTGACTCGGGATACTGTACGCTTGAGGAACTGGCGACTCAATTTGTGGATGAATATCGTCGCTGGTTGAATCCCTCCATTGATGACTATGCCGATAGCTATCCAGAATATGCTACAGAAATCCGAGAGAGTTTTCCTGTTCTGATTGCGATGGAAGAGTGGAAGGGGAATCAGGAAATCGACTGTCTCAAACAGCAGTCTGCTGATTGTCTGAAGCTGAGGCAGCTGGGAAATTGTCAGTTGATTCGCGAAATGAGTCGCAGTCGCACCGCCCTGTTTTTCGAGGCAGTGCAGGGAGCACAACGACGACCGGTGGCTGTGAAGTTGATGCCCTGGAAATCGGAATTGACGCCACGCTGGCGGGACCGGTTCAAACGGGAAGCCCATCTGACATTTCGCTTGCAGCACAAAAACATTATATCCATCTACAGTACTGGAGAAGACCAGGGGTATTCGTACGCTGTGCTGCAGCAGGTACAGGGAGTTGGTCTCAATCAGGTAATCGCCTGTTTCTCTGGGGCTGCTTCGTCTTTAACGGGGGACCGGGATGAATCACAGCAAAACAGACAACAGATACAGGCTGTGACGCATGCATTAGAGAGTGATCGTTGGCGGGTATCGGCATTGATCGCACTTCAGTTATCTAATGCATTACGCTACGCTCACAATCATGGGGTATTGCACAATGATTTTCGCCCGGAGAATGTTCTGGTGAATGCGGACTGGGACTGCTGGTTGACCGGGTTCGCCCTCCCTCAGTTTGCGGAAGGGGCATTGAAGCAACAACAGACTCTGACCTTACGTAATCAGTCTCCTGATCGCTTAAATGGCGTAGTCAACGAACAGAGTGATTTGTACTCTCTGGGAATGACTCTTTACGAATTAGTGACAGGCATACCGGCTTTTAGTGCCCGAAGCAGCAGTGAGTTGATTGAACGGATCATGCATTCGGAACCCGCAAGACCCTGTGAACTGGTTAAAGATATTCCAACGGATTATGAAAACATCATCTTGAACTGTGTCTCCCCTGTAGGACAGCGGTATCAGTCAGCAGATGAGTTAAGCATTGATCTGGTACGTTTTCTCAATGGGAAAAGCGTGCGGCGTCGCTTGAGTCGACGGCCCACTATGTGGGGTAAATGGTCCCGCTTCTGGGGTAAGTCAAAGGATTCGTCAGGTTAG
- a CDS encoding ABC transporter substrate-binding protein, producing MSDEGFKDPLDGEETVDEFPPVNVDEEETVDQFPLIDIKEIDKTVIGVDSAASKSAQQMGGPSAEKAAAWIGRKLGKYEITGLLGQGGMGVVYRAYDDTIGREVAIKLLPAELASDKNMLERFLAEARAAGRLTHPHIVSIHDIGQEGDVHYIVMELMTGGSTDDHLETIGPYSPLQATRIIADACEGLMVAHTSGLVHRDIKPGNLLQSRHGTIKVADFGLAKRVVQQSLQLTQDGQLIGTPYFMSPEQCESKPVDLRSDIYSLGATYYTLLTGDHPYEDAGSIVQIMYAHCHADLLDPRNVNAQIPDKCAAIVQKSMAKKPEDRYQSAQEMLVDLKAITANSEKYGDTTVLSQKELDRAHAKPRVSGGWRKNVFNGVVFLVTFLLLTLVPWYFWNGNQNQEAGKSVAPQVNAGPSGQGVTAEKILLGTSTAMTGANKELGNNMVMGMQACFKRVNDEGGIGGRQIELVVKDDGYEPDQALANMQHLFEEDQIFAVIGNVGTPTAKASVPYANEHQHLFFAPFTGAQALRRDPPDRYVFNLRASYADETAAMVHYFVEKQRIAPDKIAVFAQNDSFGDDGFAGVAKALEKYKIQPENILRVGYDRNTTQITDAVEQIVQNQNRVEALIIVATFKPAALMVQQIKDRKLKIQTAAVSFVGSELLAQQFKEMGAKYAEGVIVTQVVPYYLSSATGVLRYRDSLKKYYPLSKPGFVSLEGYLAAECLVEGLKKLQASGKAVTTENLIDALEQIKNLDLGIGPIINFGPSRHQASDRVWGTVLGKDARYQELELE from the coding sequence GTGTCGGACGAAGGTTTTAAAGATCCCCTGGATGGTGAAGAAACTGTGGACGAATTTCCTCCGGTCAATGTAGATGAAGAAGAGACTGTCGATCAGTTTCCCCTCATTGATATCAAGGAAATCGACAAGACCGTCATCGGTGTCGACAGTGCTGCCAGCAAATCTGCGCAGCAGATGGGAGGCCCTTCCGCAGAGAAAGCTGCTGCCTGGATTGGCAGGAAACTGGGGAAATATGAAATTACCGGTCTCCTGGGCCAGGGCGGTATGGGGGTCGTCTATCGTGCTTACGATGATACCATCGGCCGCGAAGTCGCCATCAAGCTACTGCCGGCTGAATTAGCCTCCGATAAAAATATGCTGGAACGGTTTCTGGCGGAAGCCCGGGCTGCCGGCCGTTTGACGCATCCTCATATTGTCTCGATTCACGATATCGGGCAGGAAGGGGATGTCCATTATATCGTCATGGAACTGATGACCGGTGGCAGCACCGACGATCATCTGGAGACTATCGGCCCCTATTCACCCCTTCAGGCAACACGCATTATTGCTGATGCCTGTGAAGGCTTGATGGTCGCTCATACTTCGGGGCTGGTACACCGGGACATCAAACCCGGGAACCTCTTGCAGTCCCGACATGGCACGATCAAGGTCGCTGACTTTGGTCTGGCAAAACGGGTCGTTCAGCAGTCACTTCAGCTGACTCAAGACGGGCAACTCATCGGGACGCCTTACTTCATGAGCCCTGAACAGTGTGAGTCTAAACCCGTTGATTTACGCAGCGATATCTATTCCCTGGGCGCAACATACTACACTCTACTGACGGGCGATCATCCCTACGAAGACGCGGGCAGCATCGTACAGATTATGTATGCTCACTGTCATGCCGATCTGCTGGATCCTCGAAACGTGAATGCACAGATTCCGGATAAATGTGCCGCCATCGTGCAGAAATCCATGGCAAAGAAACCGGAAGATCGCTATCAGTCCGCTCAGGAGATGCTGGTCGATCTGAAGGCGATAACGGCTAATTCCGAAAAGTACGGCGATACCACAGTGCTCAGTCAGAAAGAACTGGACCGGGCACATGCAAAACCCCGGGTGTCTGGTGGCTGGCGGAAAAACGTATTTAATGGTGTCGTGTTCCTGGTGACCTTTTTACTTTTGACACTGGTTCCCTGGTATTTCTGGAACGGAAATCAAAATCAGGAAGCGGGAAAATCGGTCGCACCCCAGGTGAATGCTGGACCTTCCGGACAGGGAGTTACAGCAGAGAAAATCCTACTGGGAACCTCGACGGCTATGACCGGAGCCAACAAGGAACTGGGCAATAACATGGTCATGGGGATGCAAGCCTGTTTCAAGCGAGTCAATGATGAAGGAGGCATTGGGGGGCGTCAGATTGAACTCGTGGTCAAGGACGACGGGTATGAACCCGATCAGGCCCTCGCAAACATGCAGCACCTGTTTGAAGAGGATCAGATTTTCGCGGTAATTGGAAATGTGGGGACTCCTACAGCGAAAGCATCGGTCCCGTATGCGAATGAGCATCAGCATCTGTTCTTCGCTCCATTTACCGGTGCACAGGCCCTCCGCCGCGATCCACCTGATCGTTATGTATTTAATCTGCGAGCCAGTTATGCCGATGAAACAGCGGCTATGGTGCATTACTTTGTTGAGAAGCAGCGAATTGCTCCTGATAAGATCGCAGTCTTTGCACAGAACGATTCATTCGGCGATGATGGCTTCGCCGGTGTAGCCAAGGCACTGGAGAAATATAAGATCCAGCCGGAAAATATTCTTCGCGTAGGCTATGACCGGAATACAACTCAGATCACCGATGCGGTCGAGCAGATCGTCCAGAATCAGAACCGGGTTGAGGCCCTGATTATAGTAGCGACATTCAAGCCAGCCGCACTGATGGTTCAGCAGATCAAAGATCGCAAGCTGAAGATCCAGACGGCAGCTGTCTCATTCGTCGGAAGTGAACTGCTGGCCCAGCAGTTCAAAGAAATGGGGGCTAAATACGCGGAGGGCGTAATCGTCACTCAAGTTGTACCCTACTATCTTTCGAGTGCAACCGGGGTCTTACGCTATCGCGATTCTCTGAAAAAATATTACCCGCTTTCCAAACCAGGATTCGTATCTCTGGAGGGGTATCTGGCCGCTGAATGTCTGGTTGAAGGTCTGAAAAAACTGCAGGCGTCAGGAAAGGCCGTCACGACGGAGAATCTGATTGACGCTCTGGAGCAGATCAAGAATCTGGATCTGGGGATTGGGCCGATCATCAATTTCGGTCCCTCGCGTCATCAGGCTTCAGATCGGGTCTGGGGGACAGTCCTCGGAAAGGACGCTCGCTATCAGGAGCTGGAACTGGAATAG